The DNA segment TTTTCACAAAATACACTTTTATGAATTATAACTAACTGTAATTTTCCTTTATCAATTGGGGATACAGTTTATCAGTTTCCTCTTTTTTCCATAATTAAGCCATTCAAAATCCAAACTGATCAACTCTATGAAATTTATTATTCAATCTCTACCATAGTTTACAATTGCCAAGCTAAAATGTTCAACATAGGTTAAAGAACTTTCGTATTTGCAACTGTTTTACATAAATGAACGAAAATAAATTCCCATTTCAGTTAGCGCGCTAATCAGTAAAATGATATGCTCTGATACgaaatgtaaaaatatttgtaATCAAGATTGCAGTGGAGTCAGTCAGTTTGACTTTTGAATAGCTTACTTACcgatcgcaacttataattaatTTGTATTGTAATTTAGGAGAGTGGAGCACCTGTCTTAACTGACGATGTTAGTCTGCAAGTATTCATGGAACATTTGAAAAAATTGGCCGTGTCATCCACCGCCTAAATCACAATGAAAACGTCTTATCTCATTTTACGTATGGTAAAATCAAATATTTTGCAATGAGACATCGATAATTGCAACTTATCAAGGAGGGTAAAATAGACGCAATAAGAATTTctatattataataaaaatcTATGATTAATTCAATGTAATTCTTAAATATTTTTTCCCGAAGTCAAGATATAATTCCTGTATAAATAAAATACATAGTATTAACGTAATGCGTACTTTATATCTGTTTTCCATTATTTTTTCAAATGTGTCGCCACAGCAGCTTAACTTATTTCTCAATAAGTGCATTTAACAAACAAGTAATGAACTCAGACACTGTAGTAACTATAGAACTTATATACCGTAAGTgataaagatattatataattgtaCCATTTTATATTAACGTATAAAACTAGAGATGTTTTAATGAAAATTTTTAAACAATGAAATTCACTATCATTCCTTTGAATATAACAAAAGAGAGCAGAACATTGTTGAATTTTCATCCAATGTAAAATAAACGAGGGTCTATGTGAAACTGTTAGCTGTTACATTTATTGTTATTTACAGTTAATCACATTACCAAATTGCGCATCattaaaagagaaaagaaaaataaattaaCTAAGGAACCTTATAGACATCTTTTGCTCTACATCTGTCCTTTCTAGTGCTTTGCAGAACTCTTCAAACGAAATCATACCATCACCGTTCTCATCAGCTTCTACTATAGTTCTCTCCGCAATACTAGTTAGTTGTTCTTCGCTAGAATAAAAAGCAAATATACATAAAGTACTTTGCCCACCATTGAATAACATGCTTTGAATATTTTTACATATATACATTCTAGAATCTGCGATACAAATTTTTTGTGAAGCATTCCTAGTACAATCATTTTTTACTAATGTTAATAAATTAATGATAATTTTTTTACCTAATATTTGCACCAACCATCATGTGTAAAATGGCTAAAAGTTCATCCTTTGATATTAAATCATCATTATCCAAATCATACATCTTGAAAGCAACTGGAAATAATAATTCAGTTAGCAACAACGAATAACAAAGTAGCTTACAGTATACATTTTTTAGGCTTAATATCGACTTACATTTTAGTTTCTCTTGTCTAGAGTTTAATCTATTAGGGCTATTCTTTTTAATAGGTCTGAAGTGAGCCAGCACTTGCATGAATTGTAGGAAATTTACTCTATCGTTACCGCTTTCTTCGAAGAAAGCGTTCACAATCCTATCACCTAGAGGATTAATCGCCAATTCCGGGATCCTGAGGAAATCCTCCCTGCTAAGTGTTCCACAGTCCCCACGATCGAGACTTGTAAAGCGACTGTACAAACGTTCAATTTGATTTGGTGTGACTACAATCAAATCAAAGTAATAATTTATCATCAACAGTGACATAATTCAatttttaatgtttcatcaAACGTTTTTAAGTCCAATACACACCCGGAATGaaagtaataatattttaaaGGAAATATAAATGGAAATGTATATCATAAATCAGTAATTAAGTAGAGAGTTTCTGATTAATCTAATCGATAAAAAAACTTACATCCCGTGGCTTCTTGTATTTGTGCGATTTCTTCTTCGCGCAACAAAAGGCTAGATCTGTTACCCATATTTTCTTTGGTATGGTGATTAAAAAATTGTATCAATTTCGACTCACGAACAGTCGTGTTAACTCGGTCGCAGCGTTCTAATTCATATTTAATTTCGTTGGCCGAAATTAAATGGCCATAAAAGCGACAGGTTACTCGCCAAGTGTCAAAGGTAACTGATTACATGAAAATCTTAAGGCTTATATACAGCGTATCGCAGAAGCATTGCTTTGATTGACAAGGTGGACAAGTTATTATGACGAACATAATGTTATCTCTAATAATTTTCGAATAATATACCTAAAATTTTACAATCAACTATTATAACAAAACATATTGTGCTTCCTGTTAGAAATGAAATTAAGAAATGCCACCTTAGAAGTGCTTATCTGTACATTGCGAAACAAAAGAATATTAgcaatattaaaaaagaaataaaacacACAGAAAATATCgatatacatacgtatatgtTGAAAAAAATTATGTACACATTTAAATAAATGCATAAAAGCTACATGGCCTATAATTTATTGTTAGATTCTGATtaacattaaatatatatttatttaggtTAACCTCTTGGCGCACTCGCTCGGATTAAGTCGGGTTTACGAAGATGATCTATTTTAAGAAAGTAGAGAATAAAAAAGTGTCGCTTTCGAATTTTCAATTGCCGCGTTGAGGAGTTAATGGAGTTACTTTCGAGTCACTCTATGTGTCGCTCTTTATGATCATTATATGTAAATACAGTTTTTGCCACTGCATTCGTTAGTAACATTTCAtgttttataaattatcatgttaAAGAATTCTAAACTTCATTTACTCGCACGTGTAATACATAACTGTTATCAAATACAGAGAAACCAGTGGCGGCTTGTAGCTAAGATTATTATAGTGGGGCCGCTCCTCCCGAAAGTTTAAAGCCTTCGTTTTTAAAATTGTGTAAAAGGAAACAAACATGTTtgtaaaaagaaaatttattcaaAAATTTGAGAAAATTCTGCACCTCTGGAACTGTGAggtccacagttccatgcaaaaatTTTCCTACCTTTCTTCATAAACTAGAGGGTGAATACACTGACATTAAGCTTAAAAATTATATATCGTACAAGTATAAAGAAAGAAATATCAAGTGTAAATAGGAAGTGCTGCAGTTCCACAGAAACATAAttcattaatatttttattcaatttatCCATTTCCGGCATAGAAACTAGTTTATCTGTTTACATATTATTTCATGACACTAATACTTGAAATGAACTGTTTTACGAAGTAATTCTTCTCTGAACAGGTTTGAACAACTACGGATTCCCGCGACGACAATTCGATTCCAACGTCAGTGACCAGGAAGTGACGTTCTTACAGCACAGTGTCCACGTAGCGCCAGAGCTTCTGACGAGCGCAGTTATTCGTACGTGAAATAACATTTTGTTACGCGCTCTCCAGTCGTACGCAACGTGAGTATATCGTGTTTTCACGCGTGAATTACAGATCAGTTCCCTTCGATAAAAGTGAGAAAAATATTACGGGAAATTAGCTGACATTTTTCTCATATTAACTGACGcattatttaatatatacattCCACCGAATTTTCGAGTAAAATATAGCAATTTCTTAAATGGATTATAACTTGAAAAgcatatgcgatttcgcatacAGGCTCTGTGACATTTTACCTCGACTCTGTCAATTTCGTCAAATAATTAGAACCGGACGTAAATTGTGAGTTGAACGATGTAACGTTTCACTTTCAGTTTCACGAGCACAATGGATCAAGTAAAGAAGCTTACCGAACCTGGACGGCAGTTCGCCAAAGATAGTATTCGTCTAATCAAACGATGCACGAAGCCCGACAGAAAAGGTGATGTATCAACGAATTCATTTTTTTTCTAAGATGCACCGCAAATGCATGCTAGCTACATGCTACCTACCAACTGAAAGTTTGGAAATTTTTACTATCTTAAATatcaagagagaaaaagaggaggTTATTAAAAACAATTACTCTGATATTTTAAACTCTGAAAAGATTTTTTAAGGACTTTTCAGTCAATAACCCAAATATCTAGTAAGGACCGTAAACGCAAAATTAATTTCAAACTGATAAATGTTAAGGAATAAATTGTCATCTTTTTAGCGACAATAGATCACTTTGCTATTTCTTTCTCTTGACAAATAGTCTCATGATAAATAAAGATAAATACTCCATACACCAGATGTGagaacattttttatttttatcaaaaGTTTTCACTTCATGCAATTGTTTATCGTGTTTATCATTTTAAATTGTGAATCTGTTAGAATGTtgctacaagattttgtatggGTACGGTTCAAGTAAAATACTTTCAAATATTTAGCTACTAACATCACATATGATAAAATACTAAAAATTGCCTTTCTTTCTCTATTGAATCATGTAACTGGGATTTATTGTGCGTATTATTGTTTAGAATTTCAGAAAATTGCCATTGCCACAGCCATTGGTTTCTGTATAATGGGCTTCATAGGATTTTTTGTTAAATTAATCCATATTCCAATTAACAATATCATTGTGTAAGTAAACTTGATTCTTAATACTTTCTTTGCCTCTCAACAATTATATTTATCTGTAACATTTCCTTTACAGGGGTTCGTAAACTCGCGTCCAATAGGTTCAATGAAATTGTTTCCCCTACTCTATACATACCCCAATGGTATCTCTATTTATAAGATAAACTATGTATTTTGTTTCGCATTGGTTGCTATTGAGATATgagagagtgtgtgtgtgtgcataATATTAATATTGAATTTTATAATAAAACGTGTGTATAATACCAAATCATTTATTACGTTTTTTGTAATTATGTGTTCACGCGCTGGACTCACGCCCAGGTTTTTCTGCTGTATCACAGAATCATTGTCAACAAAGAGTAGAAATTTATCTTTAGCCTATACAAAAACCTATCAAGAAAAATAGAAACTTAACATATCTTAATAACAAATTTTATAAGCCATCTTTACAAATACCATTTCTTGTTTACTATTTAGAATTTATTGGTAATCttgtatttctattaaataccgTAATTGGAAAAATTATTAGTGCTGCCATCTCTACGGAAACG comes from the Xylocopa sonorina isolate GNS202 chromosome 1, iyXylSono1_principal, whole genome shotgun sequence genome and includes:
- the Elm gene encoding calcineurin like EF-hand protein 1 elm; this encodes MGNRSSLLLREEEIAQIQEATGFTPNQIERLYSRFTSLDRGDCGTLSREDFLRIPELAINPLGDRIVNAFFEESGNDRVNFLQFMQVLAHFRPIKKNSPNRLNSRQEKLKFAFKMYDLDNDDLISKDELLAILHMMVGANISEEQLTSIAERTIVEADENGDGMISFEEFCKALERTDVEQKMSIRFLS
- the LOC143423135 gene encoding protein transport protein Sec61 subunit gamma, which gives rise to MDQVKKLTEPGRQFAKDSIRLIKRCTKPDRKEFQKIAIATAIGFCIMGFIGFFVKLIHIPINNIIVGS